A region of Mesorhizobium sp. M3A.F.Ca.ET.080.04.2.1 DNA encodes the following proteins:
- a CDS encoding cobalamin biosynthesis protein yields MMVAGIGSRKGVTASDVRAAVETALEAHGLAMTALSALATGETKRQEEAIFLAGRDLALPVIVVTDDALQAASAGTISRSETSQAHAGTPSLSEASALAAAGKGARLLGARTVLGPVTCAIALGGGAA; encoded by the coding sequence ATGATGGTCGCGGGCATCGGCAGCCGGAAAGGTGTGACGGCAAGCGACGTGCGCGCGGCGGTCGAGACCGCGCTCGAAGCGCATGGGCTGGCAATGACCGCGCTCTCCGCGCTGGCTACAGGCGAAACCAAACGCCAGGAGGAAGCCATTTTCCTGGCCGGGCGCGACCTCGCTCTCCCGGTGATCGTCGTTACCGACGACGCCTTGCAGGCCGCCTCCGCCGGCACGATCAGCCGATCCGAAACATCGCAGGCCCACGCTGGCACGCCGTCGCTATCGGAAGCCTCGGCTCTGGCGGCGGCCGGAAAAGGTGCAAGACTGCTAGGGGCCCGCACGGTGCTTGGCCCGGTCACCTGCGCCATCGCTCTTGGCGGAGGTGCCGCATGA
- the cobM gene encoding precorrin-4 C(11)-methyltransferase: MTVHFIGAGPGAPDLITLRGSRLLASCPICLYAGSIVAPELLEHCAPGTKLIDTAPMSLDEIEAEYVVAHRAGQDVARLHSGDLSVWSAVAEQIRRLDKNSIPYTLTPGVPSFAAAAAALRRELTIPELAQSLVLTRVSGRASKMPPGETLAGFGRTGATLAIHLAIHAIDRVVAELTPLYGAECPVAVVFRASWPDERILTGTLGTIEAQLAENPMERTAIIFVGSALAAQDFGESSLYDAHYQRRFRGRDGL, encoded by the coding sequence ATGACCGTCCACTTCATTGGCGCAGGTCCTGGTGCTCCGGATCTCATCACCTTGCGCGGCAGCCGTCTGCTGGCGTCCTGCCCGATCTGCCTCTATGCCGGCTCGATCGTCGCGCCGGAACTGCTCGAGCATTGCGCGCCCGGCACCAAGCTGATCGACACCGCGCCAATGTCGCTCGACGAGATCGAGGCCGAATATGTTGTCGCCCACAGAGCCGGCCAGGATGTCGCGCGTCTTCATTCCGGCGATCTTTCGGTGTGGAGCGCGGTCGCTGAGCAGATCCGGCGGCTGGATAAGAACAGCATCCCCTACACCTTGACGCCCGGCGTCCCCTCCTTTGCCGCCGCGGCGGCGGCGTTGCGGCGCGAGCTCACCATTCCCGAACTTGCGCAAAGCCTGGTGCTTACCCGTGTCTCAGGCCGCGCCTCGAAGATGCCGCCGGGCGAGACGCTTGCCGGCTTCGGCCGCACCGGCGCCACGCTCGCCATTCACCTTGCCATCCATGCCATCGACCGCGTCGTTGCAGAGCTGACGCCGCTCTATGGCGCCGAGTGCCCGGTTGCGGTCGTCTTCCGCGCCTCTTGGCCGGACGAGCGCATCCTTACCGGCACGTTGGGCACCATCGAGGCGCAGCTGGCGGAAAATCCAATGGAACGCACGGCGATCATCTTCGTCGGCAGCGCGCTCGCGGCGCAGGATTTCGGCGAGAGCTCACTTTATGACGCCCACTACCAGCGGCGTTTTCGTGGACGGGACGGATTGTGA
- the cobA gene encoding uroporphyrinogen-III C-methyltransferase, producing MNDSASNRIGRTVEQALARLNFKPRELEPGHVWLAGAGPGDPGCLTLEVLAALGQCDALVYDALVSTDVVAVAEGAELFYAGKRGGQPSMKQDDINALLVRLAGQGRRVVRLKGGDPYIFGRGGEEALALARKNIPFRVLSGLTSGLSALAATSIPATMRGINKAVILATGHAAGTDDDIDWAAIARTGQPVVVYMGMANLPIIAAALLKGGLDPSTPAAVIVAATTPQERIVVATLATIAEKAAAAGLASPALIVIGDIVAMRATLAGER from the coding sequence GTGAACGACAGCGCCTCGAACAGGATCGGACGGACGGTGGAGCAGGCGCTGGCGCGGCTAAACTTCAAGCCGCGCGAGCTGGAGCCCGGTCATGTCTGGCTGGCCGGCGCCGGCCCAGGCGATCCTGGCTGCCTGACGCTGGAGGTGCTCGCGGCGCTCGGGCAATGCGATGCGCTGGTCTATGACGCGCTGGTCTCGACCGATGTCGTCGCAGTCGCTGAAGGGGCCGAGCTTTTCTACGCGGGAAAGCGCGGCGGCCAGCCCTCGATGAAGCAGGACGATATCAACGCCCTGCTCGTCCGGCTGGCGGGCCAGGGCCGCCGCGTCGTGCGCCTGAAAGGCGGAGACCCCTATATTTTCGGGCGAGGCGGCGAAGAAGCGCTGGCCCTGGCACGAAAAAACATCCCGTTCCGGGTGCTGTCCGGCCTGACCTCGGGTCTCAGCGCGCTGGCCGCCACCAGCATTCCCGCCACCATGCGCGGCATCAACAAGGCCGTCATCCTCGCCACCGGCCATGCCGCCGGCACCGATGACGACATCGACTGGGCCGCAATTGCCCGCACCGGCCAGCCTGTCGTCGTCTATATGGGCATGGCCAATCTCCCGATCATCGCCGCCGCCCTGCTCAAGGGCGGCCTCGATCCCTCGACGCCGGCTGCAGTGATCGTCGCCGCGACCACGCCGCAGGAGCGGATTGTCGTCGCCACGCTCGCCACGATCGCCGAGAAAGCCGCCGCCGCCGGGCTTGCCTCGCCCGCGCTGATCGTCATCGGCGACATCGTCGCCATGCGCGCGACACTGGCGGGTGAGCGGTGA
- the cbiE gene encoding precorrin-6y C5,15-methyltransferase (decarboxylating) subunit CbiE, with amino-acid sequence MPAKGPRGAKLTSKWLTVVGLGEDGVAGLGDPAKQRIAQADVVFGGKRHLALVASLAKGEARPWPTPFDAEMRDVLALKGKNVCVLASGDPFFHGVGVTLARKVKPDEMLVLPSPSSLSLAASRLGWALQDVETISLHGRPIDLIRPLLHAGARILALTSDGDAPAAISRLLEENGFGPSRLTVLEAVGGPDETRRTARADAFDLKKINPLNVLALEIESTPDARILPLTVGLADHLFEHDGQITKREIRAITLSALAPRRGELLWDIGAGSGSVGIEWMLAHPSMRAIAVEADKERAARIHRNASHCGVPGLVVIEGSAPKAFFKLETPDAIFIGGGGSDAGVLEKAIKALRPGGRLVANAVTLELEALLLGQHTRRGGDLTRIALSRAAPVGSMQAWRPAMPVMQWSWVKP; translated from the coding sequence ATGCCTGCTAAGGGTCCGCGCGGCGCCAAGCTCACCTCAAAATGGCTAACGGTGGTCGGCCTCGGCGAGGACGGTGTAGCGGGTCTTGGCGATCCGGCCAAGCAGCGTATCGCGCAGGCCGACGTCGTTTTTGGCGGCAAACGGCACCTGGCGCTCGTTGCATCCTTGGCCAAGGGTGAAGCTCGCCCGTGGCCAACCCCCTTCGATGCCGAGATGCGCGATGTGCTGGCATTGAAAGGCAAGAATGTCTGCGTGCTCGCCTCCGGCGACCCGTTCTTCCATGGCGTCGGTGTCACGCTGGCGCGCAAGGTAAAGCCGGATGAGATGCTGGTCCTGCCGTCGCCGTCCTCCTTGTCGTTGGCCGCGTCCCGCCTCGGCTGGGCGCTGCAGGATGTCGAGACCATCTCGCTGCATGGCCGTCCGATCGATCTGATCCGTCCCTTGCTCCATGCCGGGGCGCGCATCCTTGCGCTGACATCGGACGGCGATGCCCCGGCGGCCATCTCGCGGTTACTCGAGGAGAATGGCTTCGGGCCCTCGCGGCTGACGGTCCTGGAAGCGGTGGGCGGTCCCGATGAGACGCGCCGCACCGCGCGCGCTGACGCTTTCGATCTCAAGAAGATCAATCCACTCAACGTGCTGGCGCTGGAAATTGAATCGACGCCGGATGCGCGCATCCTGCCCTTGACCGTCGGTCTTGCCGATCATCTGTTCGAGCATGACGGCCAGATCACTAAGCGCGAGATCCGCGCAATCACACTCTCGGCATTGGCGCCCCGCCGCGGCGAACTGTTGTGGGACATTGGCGCAGGCTCCGGTTCGGTCGGCATCGAATGGATGCTGGCGCATCCTTCGATGCGGGCCATCGCCGTCGAGGCCGACAAGGAGCGCGCCGCTCGTATTCACCGCAATGCCTCTCATTGCGGTGTGCCGGGTCTGGTCGTGATTGAAGGCTCGGCGCCCAAGGCGTTCTTCAAGCTGGAGACGCCGGATGCGATCTTCATCGGCGGCGGCGGCAGCGACGCCGGGGTGCTGGAGAAGGCGATCAAGGCCCTTCGTCCCGGCGGCCGGCTGGTCGCCAATGCGGTGACGCTGGAGCTGGAAGCGCTGCTGCTCGGCCAGCACACCAGGCGCGGCGGCGATCTCACCCGCATCGCGCTCTCGCGCGCAGCTCCGGTCGGCTCCATGCAGGCCTGGCGCCCGGCGATGCCGGTCATGCAGTGGAGTTGGGTCAAGCCATGA